In one window of Labilithrix sp. DNA:
- a CDS encoding recombinase family protein: MGTRVVGYIRVSTDGQADAGTSLEAQRAKLTAYAEAMDLDLVTIEEDAGISAKTVVGRPGLLRALGRLDADEADGLLVVKLDRLTRSVRDLGDLVERYFSRRHSLLSLGDSIDTRTASGRLVLHIIGSVAQWEREAIGERTRDALAHLRRRDVRLGGEALGWCRTSTTTDVRDARHADVPGVRDD, encoded by the coding sequence TTGGGAACACGCGTGGTCGGGTACATCCGGGTCAGCACGGACGGTCAGGCGGACGCCGGCACCTCCCTCGAAGCACAGAGGGCCAAGCTCACCGCCTACGCAGAGGCGATGGACCTCGACCTCGTCACCATTGAGGAGGACGCGGGCATCTCCGCGAAGACGGTGGTGGGCCGACCCGGACTGCTCCGCGCCCTCGGGCGCCTCGACGCCGACGAAGCCGACGGACTTCTCGTCGTGAAACTCGACCGCCTAACCCGCAGCGTCCGCGACCTCGGCGACCTCGTCGAGCGGTACTTCTCCCGGCGCCACTCCCTACTCTCCCTCGGCGACTCCATCGACACCCGTACCGCCTCGGGACGTCTCGTGCTCCACATCATCGGGTCGGTGGCGCAGTGGGAGCGCGAGGCCATCGGAGAGAGGACCCGCGATGCCCTTGCCCACCTGCGTCGGCGCGATGTGCGTCTCGGCGGTGAAGCGCTCGGCTGGTGCCGGACCTCGACCACGACCGACGTCCGAGATGCTCGTCATGCTGACGTACCCGGTGTACGCGATGACTAG
- a CDS encoding RpiB/LacA/LacB family sugar-phosphate isomerase has product MRFLIGSDEDRPVVAHLAARLREKGHEATVAPVTTWGAMAKGVAERVAKGEFDQGVVCCWTGTGASIAANKVPGVRAALCTDAATAAGARKWNDANVLALSLRLLSEPVADEIVDAWLDGTYAGSEDESLKLLR; this is encoded by the coding sequence ATGCGATTCTTGATCGGCAGTGACGAGGACCGCCCGGTGGTGGCGCACCTCGCGGCGCGGCTCCGCGAGAAGGGCCACGAGGCGACGGTGGCGCCGGTGACGACCTGGGGCGCGATGGCGAAGGGCGTCGCCGAGCGCGTCGCGAAGGGCGAGTTCGACCAAGGCGTGGTGTGCTGCTGGACCGGCACCGGCGCGTCGATCGCGGCGAACAAGGTGCCGGGCGTGCGCGCGGCGCTGTGCACCGACGCCGCCACCGCCGCGGGCGCGCGGAAATGGAACGACGCCAACGTGCTCGCGCTGAGCCTCCGCCTCTTGTCGGAGCCGGTCGCCGACGAGATCGTCGACGCCTGGCTCGACGGGACCTACGCGGGCAGCGAGGACGAGAGCCTGAAGCTGCTCCGCTAA
- a CDS encoding PAS domain S-box protein has product MAVIATVVTMWAAPAKLAPVATVLIAATGTLIVRSRQQRELEARVEERTRELTVSREEYRQLLETTQAIPFRMAPESLRFTYVGPQAVAIVGHPIRAWTDTDFLERHVHAEDLADLRRALGSVAEGTHREVELRLAAAGGKELVLRGIVQTLLDAESRPFLSGIFLDVTARHRLEAELRSAQKLESLGRLAAGIAHEINTPVQFVADSVHYIKSTFPAVSSVIESYREAVSLAPPDVMEKARDADESADTDFALENVPIALDNALDGLQRIGHIVKSLKDFSQPDRTEKSAVDLNACIRSTLAIAAPEYAEVAELQTELGELAPVHCHGGEVNQVLLDLIVNAAHAVADANHGAGTRGRIKVRTWQDDGWAHVCVRDTGNGIPVAIRDKIFDPFFTTKEVGRGTGQSLAIARRIIVDKHGGELTFETEVGRGTAFMIRLPAARRLPNAA; this is encoded by the coding sequence GTGGCCGTCATCGCCACCGTGGTGACGATGTGGGCGGCGCCCGCGAAGCTCGCGCCGGTCGCGACGGTGCTGATCGCCGCGACCGGCACGCTGATCGTGCGCTCGCGACAGCAGCGCGAGCTCGAGGCGCGCGTCGAGGAGCGCACGCGCGAGCTCACCGTGAGCCGCGAGGAGTACCGCCAGCTCCTCGAGACGACGCAGGCGATCCCGTTCCGGATGGCGCCCGAGAGCCTCCGCTTCACCTACGTCGGGCCGCAGGCGGTCGCGATCGTCGGGCACCCCATCCGCGCGTGGACCGACACCGACTTCCTCGAACGCCACGTCCACGCGGAGGACCTCGCCGACCTCCGCCGCGCGCTCGGCTCCGTCGCGGAGGGGACCCATCGCGAGGTCGAGCTCCGCCTCGCCGCCGCGGGCGGGAAGGAGCTCGTGCTCCGCGGCATCGTGCAGACGCTGCTCGACGCCGAGTCGCGGCCGTTCCTGAGCGGCATCTTCCTCGACGTCACCGCGCGCCATCGCCTCGAGGCCGAGCTGCGATCGGCGCAGAAGCTCGAGTCGCTCGGCCGCCTCGCCGCCGGCATCGCGCACGAGATCAACACCCCGGTGCAGTTCGTCGCCGACAGCGTCCACTACATCAAGAGCACCTTCCCCGCGGTGAGCTCGGTGATCGAGAGCTACCGCGAGGCCGTCTCCCTCGCGCCGCCCGACGTGATGGAGAAGGCGCGCGACGCCGACGAGAGCGCCGACACCGACTTCGCGCTCGAGAACGTCCCGATCGCGCTCGACAACGCGCTCGACGGGCTCCAGCGGATCGGCCACATCGTAAAATCGCTGAAGGACTTCTCGCAGCCGGACCGGACCGAAAAATCGGCCGTCGACCTCAACGCGTGCATCCGCAGCACGCTCGCGATCGCGGCGCCCGAGTACGCCGAGGTCGCGGAGCTGCAGACCGAGCTCGGCGAGCTCGCCCCGGTGCACTGCCACGGCGGCGAGGTGAACCAGGTCTTGCTCGATCTGATCGTGAACGCGGCCCACGCCGTCGCCGACGCGAACCACGGCGCGGGCACGCGCGGCCGGATCAAGGTGCGGACGTGGCAAGACGACGGCTGGGCGCACGTCTGCGTCCGCGACACCGGGAACGGGATCCCGGTCGCGATCCGCGACAAGATCTTCGACCCGTTCTTCACGACGAAGGAGGTCGGCCGCGGCACGGGGCAGAGCCTCGCCATCGCCCGCCGCATCATCGTCGACAAACACGGCGGCGAGCTCACCTTCGAGACGGAGGTCGGCCGCGGCACCGCCTTCATGATCCGCCTCCCCGCCGCGCGCCGGCTCCCGAACGCGGCGTGA
- a CDS encoding response regulator, which yields MSAPRVLIVDDDARVLESLGRVLRGSFDVITASSGAAGLEALAKDPTVAAVVSDMRMPLMSGAAFLAEACALHPDATRLLLTGESDLDDAIAAVNQGHIFRFLRKPCAPADMRAALLAAAEQNRLVRAERELLEQTLRGAVHALTEALAITSPTVFGAATRVKQNACAMAAKLGLASTWKLEIAAMLCQLGALSLPAGVYERRALRETLGVAEVAMLERVPVLTEQLLAPIPRLEPIVSIIRHALAGPCVCELEADILRAALDFEEHEEIGSTKTALAAVRGMETRHRPEVVDALAAVFFGAERAEGEISIAALKEGMVIAADVRTTTGILVVARGHTITEALVERLRNYVPVLPSGTVRVAA from the coding sequence GTGAGCGCGCCGCGCGTCCTGATCGTCGACGACGACGCGCGCGTCCTCGAGAGCCTCGGCCGCGTGCTCCGCGGATCGTTCGACGTGATCACGGCCTCGTCGGGCGCGGCCGGTCTCGAGGCGCTCGCGAAGGACCCCACCGTCGCGGCCGTCGTCTCGGACATGCGGATGCCGCTCATGAGCGGCGCCGCGTTCCTCGCGGAGGCGTGCGCGCTCCACCCCGACGCGACGCGCCTCCTCCTCACCGGCGAGTCCGACCTCGACGACGCGATCGCGGCGGTGAACCAGGGCCACATCTTCCGCTTCCTCCGCAAGCCGTGCGCGCCGGCCGACATGCGCGCCGCGCTCCTCGCCGCGGCGGAGCAGAACCGCCTCGTCCGCGCCGAGCGCGAGCTGCTCGAGCAGACCCTCCGCGGCGCGGTCCACGCCCTCACCGAGGCGCTCGCGATCACGTCGCCGACGGTCTTCGGCGCCGCGACGCGCGTGAAGCAGAACGCGTGCGCGATGGCGGCGAAGCTGGGCCTCGCGTCGACGTGGAAGCTCGAGATCGCGGCGATGCTCTGCCAGCTCGGCGCGCTCTCGCTCCCGGCGGGCGTGTACGAGCGCCGCGCGCTGCGCGAGACGCTGGGCGTGGCGGAGGTGGCGATGCTGGAGCGGGTGCCGGTGCTGACGGAGCAGCTCCTCGCCCCGATCCCGCGCCTCGAGCCGATCGTCTCGATCATCCGCCACGCGCTCGCGGGCCCGTGCGTGTGCGAGCTCGAGGCCGACATCCTCCGCGCCGCCCTCGACTTCGAGGAGCACGAGGAGATCGGCTCGACGAAGACCGCCCTCGCCGCGGTGCGCGGCATGGAAACGCGGCATCGCCCGGAGGTCGTCGACGCCCTCGCGGCGGTGTTCTTCGGCGCGGAGCGCGCGGAGGGCGAGATCTCGATCGCGGCGCTGAAGGAGGGCATGGTCATCGCCGCCGACGTCCGCACGACGACGGGCATCCTCGTCGTCGCCCGCGGCCACACGATCACGGAGGCGCTGGTGGAGCGCCTCCGCAACTACGTCCCGGTCCTCCCGAGCGGAACGGTGCGCGTCGCGGCGTAG
- a CDS encoding SulP family inorganic anion transporter has translation MNAANHDEHGGARAAIVRDLLASIVVFLVALPLCLGIAIASGAPPAAGLLTGVIGGLVVGFIGGAPLQVSGPAAGLAVIVWDLVQTHGFAALGPIVVVAGVVQIVAGVARLGRWFQAVPHAVVLGMLCGIGVLIFASQFHVMVDDAPRGGGLANLAGIPGAVWKGVIPHAGLPHDDAALIGSLTLVTILGWNAVTARWLPRAKIIPGTLVGILLATVVANVVHAPIAHVDMPDGLVANVQIPTAPTFAVLLDARVLGAALALAFVASTETLLCATATDRMHEGPRTKYDREMLAQGIGNTLAGLVGGLPMTGVIVRSSANIQAGATTRLSAIMHGAWLLAAIAAVPFVLRLVPVSALAALLVYTGAKLVRQDVRTILARGGRFDVAIFFVTVAMIVSTDLLKGVLTGLVLALGKVLWMLTQLRVRLEHDAEMKRSVLVLEGSATFLRLPALASTLAKIPAGHEVHVYVDAVNHIDHACYEALAAWEKQHVASGGRVHLDWSRIAKLGKTPPRLDVPATSS, from the coding sequence ATGAACGCTGCGAATCACGACGAACATGGCGGGGCGCGCGCGGCGATCGTGCGTGACCTCCTTGCCTCGATCGTCGTGTTTCTCGTCGCGTTGCCGCTCTGTTTGGGGATCGCGATCGCGTCGGGGGCGCCGCCCGCGGCTGGGTTGCTCACCGGTGTGATCGGGGGGCTCGTCGTCGGATTCATCGGGGGCGCGCCGTTGCAGGTGAGTGGGCCCGCGGCTGGGCTCGCGGTCATCGTCTGGGATCTCGTGCAGACGCATGGGTTCGCGGCACTGGGGCCGATCGTCGTCGTCGCTGGTGTGGTGCAGATCGTTGCAGGTGTGGCGAGGCTCGGGCGGTGGTTTCAGGCCGTGCCGCATGCGGTCGTGCTCGGGATGCTGTGTGGCATCGGCGTGCTGATCTTCGCGAGCCAGTTTCACGTGATGGTGGACGACGCGCCGCGTGGGGGCGGGCTCGCCAACCTCGCCGGGATCCCCGGCGCCGTCTGGAAGGGCGTGATCCCGCACGCTGGGTTGCCGCATGACGACGCGGCGCTCATCGGCTCGCTCACGCTCGTGACGATCCTCGGGTGGAACGCGGTCACGGCGAGGTGGCTGCCGCGCGCGAAGATCATTCCGGGCACGCTCGTCGGGATCCTCCTCGCCACCGTCGTCGCCAACGTCGTGCACGCGCCGATCGCGCACGTGGACATGCCGGATGGGCTCGTCGCCAACGTGCAGATCCCCACCGCGCCGACGTTCGCGGTGCTCCTCGACGCGCGTGTCCTCGGCGCCGCGCTCGCGCTCGCGTTCGTGGCGAGCACGGAGACGTTGCTCTGCGCGACGGCGACCGATCGGATGCACGAAGGGCCGCGCACGAAATACGACCGCGAGATGCTCGCGCAAGGGATCGGCAACACCCTCGCCGGGCTCGTCGGCGGGCTGCCGATGACCGGCGTCATCGTCCGCAGCAGCGCCAACATCCAGGCCGGCGCGACGACGCGGCTCTCCGCGATCATGCACGGCGCGTGGCTCCTCGCCGCCATCGCGGCGGTGCCGTTCGTCTTGCGACTCGTCCCCGTGTCGGCGCTCGCGGCCCTCCTCGTGTACACGGGCGCGAAGCTCGTTCGTCAGGACGTGCGCACGATCCTCGCGCGCGGCGGGCGCTTCGACGTCGCCATCTTCTTCGTCACCGTCGCGATGATCGTGTCGACCGACCTCCTGAAAGGCGTCCTCACCGGCCTCGTCCTCGCGCTCGGCAAGGTGCTGTGGATGCTGACGCAGCTCCGCGTCCGCCTCGAGCACGACGCGGAGATGAAGCGCTCCGTGCTCGTGCTCGAAGGGTCGGCGACGTTCCTGCGCCTCCCCGCCCTCGCGTCGACGCTCGCGAAGATCCCCGCCGGTCACGAGGTGCACGTGTACGTCGACGCCGTGAACCACATCGACCACGCCTGCTACGAGGCGCTCGCCGCGTGGGAGAAGCAACACGTCGCGAGCGGCGGGCGCGTGCACCTCGACTGGTCGCGCATCGCCAAGCTCGGCAAGACGCCGCCGCGCCTCGACGTGCCCGCGACGAGCTCGTGA
- a CDS encoding winged helix-turn-helix transcriptional regulator, with protein MLQTTLAALAEPNRFRIVELLRTGPRAVSEITEGLSLYQVQVSKHLRVLKEAGLVEVQPRAQQRVYTLRSEPLLELHGWLERYRQLWEARFEEMDELLEELRKKKETSHGRKTKRKD; from the coding sequence ATGCTTCAGACGACGCTCGCGGCGCTCGCGGAGCCGAACCGTTTCCGCATCGTCGAGCTGCTCCGCACGGGGCCGCGCGCGGTGAGCGAGATCACCGAGGGCCTGTCGCTCTATCAGGTGCAGGTCTCGAAGCACCTCCGCGTGCTCAAGGAGGCGGGGCTGGTCGAGGTGCAGCCGCGCGCGCAGCAGCGCGTCTACACGCTGCGCTCGGAGCCGCTGCTCGAGCTCCACGGATGGTTGGAACGATACCGGCAGCTCTGGGAAGCACGCTTCGAAGAGATGGACGAGCTCCTCGAGGAGCTCAGGAAGAAGAAGGAGACGAGCCATGGCCGAAAAACCAAGCGCAAAGACTGA
- a CDS encoding HDOD domain-containing protein gives MNLEASSSPVVPGLPKQRALLVDDEARVVDAMQRALRPHRKTIEVHTATSGAAALALLEATHFDVLVTDMRMPGMDGAALLAQARVVRPQTMRIVLSGQTDMDAALRAVPYAHQFLTKPTEPSVLGELLARRASAQSAVGDAARAALGGIESLPSPPAFCRALARVLLHEEASVEEIARLVERDPAMAAKVLQIVSTSFFGVRKGICCVAEAVSYLGPELMERVCIYGGIMSPATSSSVGFDVERHHERAVEVATLARALAGPGAAGDGAFVAGVLHDVGRLATAIAMPAAYAAAPDACYVSNAVYLLNLWGLPAGVVTAIAEQATADGTGRGPLRPADAVYVARRLLDTEGAYGSAPEERAYLERLGILDRVVQRRAA, from the coding sequence ATGAACCTCGAAGCTTCCTCCTCTCCCGTCGTCCCCGGCCTCCCGAAGCAGCGCGCCCTCCTCGTCGACGACGAGGCGCGCGTCGTCGACGCGATGCAGCGCGCGCTCCGCCCGCATCGCAAGACGATCGAGGTCCACACCGCGACCTCCGGCGCCGCCGCGCTCGCGCTCCTCGAGGCGACGCACTTCGACGTCCTCGTGACCGACATGCGGATGCCGGGCATGGACGGCGCGGCGCTCCTCGCGCAGGCGCGCGTCGTCCGCCCGCAGACGATGCGGATCGTCCTCTCGGGCCAGACCGACATGGACGCCGCCCTCCGCGCGGTGCCGTACGCGCATCAGTTCCTGACGAAGCCGACCGAGCCGTCGGTCCTCGGCGAGCTCCTCGCCCGCCGCGCGTCGGCGCAGTCGGCCGTCGGCGACGCCGCCCGCGCCGCGCTCGGCGGCATCGAATCGCTCCCGAGCCCGCCCGCCTTCTGCCGCGCTCTCGCGCGCGTCCTCCTTCACGAGGAGGCCTCCGTCGAGGAGATCGCGCGCCTCGTCGAGCGCGATCCGGCGATGGCGGCGAAGGTCCTCCAGATCGTCTCCACCTCCTTCTTCGGCGTCCGCAAAGGGATCTGCTGCGTCGCGGAGGCGGTCTCGTACCTCGGCCCCGAGCTGATGGAGCGCGTCTGCATCTACGGCGGGATCATGAGCCCCGCGACCTCGAGCTCGGTGGGCTTCGACGTCGAGCGGCACCACGAGCGCGCGGTCGAGGTCGCGACGCTCGCGCGCGCGCTCGCCGGTCCCGGCGCGGCCGGCGACGGCGCCTTCGTCGCGGGCGTCCTCCACGACGTGGGGCGCCTCGCGACCGCGATCGCGATGCCGGCCGCGTACGCCGCCGCTCCCGACGCGTGTTACGTGTCGAACGCGGTCTACCTCCTGAACCTCTGGGGCCTCCCCGCCGGCGTCGTGACCGCGATCGCGGAGCAGGCGACGGCGGACGGCACCGGCCGCGGCCCGCTCCGCCCCGCCGACGCGGTCTACGTCGCGCGCCGCCTCCTCGACACGGAGGGCGCCTACGGCTCCGCGCCGGAGGAGCGCGCGTACCTCGAGCGGCTCGGCATCCTGGACCGGGTCGTGCAGCGGAGGGCGGCGTGA
- a CDS encoding SRPBCC family protein: protein MAEKPSAKTDTKVELRGDREIVIERTFRAPPRVVFEAWTNPDFVRRWWAPKSMGAEMSEVRADVRAGGTYRYVTRAGDQELAFSGTYSEVTPPSRLVYTMFFEPMKDAGASVVTVTFEARGEHTHVVSHEVYPSAEARQAAVASGMEDGLRVTYDQLDELVVEMHTTR from the coding sequence ATGGCCGAAAAACCAAGCGCAAAGACTGACACCAAGGTGGAGCTCCGCGGCGATCGCGAGATCGTCATCGAGCGCACCTTCCGCGCGCCGCCGCGCGTCGTGTTCGAGGCGTGGACGAACCCCGACTTCGTGCGCCGCTGGTGGGCGCCGAAGTCGATGGGCGCGGAGATGAGCGAGGTCCGCGCCGACGTGCGCGCCGGCGGCACCTACCGCTACGTGACGCGCGCCGGCGATCAGGAGCTCGCGTTCTCGGGCACGTACAGCGAGGTGACGCCGCCGAGCCGCCTCGTCTACACGATGTTCTTCGAGCCGATGAAGGACGCGGGCGCGTCCGTCGTCACGGTGACCTTCGAGGCGCGCGGCGAGCACACGCACGTCGTGTCGCACGAGGTCTACCCCTCCGCCGAGGCGCGCCAGGCCGCGGTCGCGTCGGGGATGGAGGACGGCCTCCGCGTCACGTACGACCAGCTCGACGAGCTCGTCGTCGAAATGCACACCACGCGCTGA
- a CDS encoding HAMP domain-containing histidine kinase gives MKRQLTRLGIAGDGREPPSAEQWSAFVEAMNARFVEVDEERRAVGHRQKLEEVGRLAAGIAHEINTPVQFVSDNVHFLQSSFETVTDLVTRLVALASSEDAAREAVADADWGYLGDEIPCAIKQTLEGLTRVASIVRSMKNFAHNDRGEATETDLNAVLRTTLTVAGHELKSIAHTVEDFGDIPRVVCCRGELSQVFLNLIVNAAHATADVVKRTGVLGRIAVSTALDGDHVVVAVSDTGGGIPDHAQGHIFEPFFTTKDPGRGTGQGLALAFGVVKKHGGTLRFETEQGAGTTFFVRLPIAGAPSSSVRAA, from the coding sequence TTGAAGCGGCAGCTCACGCGCCTGGGGATCGCCGGCGACGGCCGAGAGCCCCCGAGCGCGGAGCAGTGGAGCGCGTTCGTCGAGGCGATGAACGCGCGGTTCGTCGAGGTCGACGAGGAGCGGCGAGCGGTCGGGCACCGTCAGAAGCTCGAGGAGGTCGGGCGGCTCGCGGCGGGCATCGCGCACGAGATCAACACGCCGGTGCAGTTCGTGAGCGACAACGTCCACTTCCTGCAGTCGTCCTTCGAGACCGTCACCGACCTCGTCACGCGCCTCGTCGCGCTCGCTTCGAGCGAGGACGCCGCGCGCGAGGCCGTCGCCGACGCCGACTGGGGGTACCTCGGCGACGAGATCCCGTGCGCGATCAAGCAGACGCTCGAGGGCCTCACGCGCGTCGCGAGCATCGTCCGCTCGATGAAGAACTTCGCGCACAACGATCGCGGCGAGGCGACGGAGACGGACCTCAACGCCGTGCTCCGCACGACCCTCACCGTCGCCGGGCACGAGCTGAAGAGCATCGCGCACACGGTCGAGGACTTCGGCGACATCCCGCGCGTCGTCTGCTGTCGCGGCGAGCTCTCGCAGGTCTTCCTCAACCTCATCGTGAACGCGGCCCACGCCACCGCCGACGTCGTGAAGCGGACCGGGGTGCTCGGGCGGATCGCGGTCTCGACCGCGCTCGACGGCGATCACGTCGTCGTCGCCGTCTCCGACACCGGCGGCGGCATCCCCGATCACGCTCAGGGCCACATCTTCGAGCCGTTCTTCACGACGAAGGATCCGGGCCGCGGGACCGGGCAGGGCCTCGCGCTCGCCTTCGGCGTCGTGAAGAAGCACGGCGGCACGCTCCGCTTCGAGACGGAGCAGGGGGCCGGCACCACCTTCTTCGTCCGTCTTCCGATCGCGGGTGCTCCTTCTTCTTCCGTCCGAGCAGCATGA
- a CDS encoding zinc ribbon domain-containing protein: MTRSAPGARTAYPLSGLLICAACHSPMVISGGSRAEVDGKAVGPRTSYYRCGDSKKRGVCKNALSVREDLVRARIYGALREAVFTPAAVAHLRKRIAEHLGEAARLAQHEMKERLDRLARTEQRIRGLVTFIADGDHSSSVRDALRDLEAQALTERTAIQNIKDRMNAPVDLPTPTASSNARRTSTPCSPRTPSAPARLYAGCSKADESCSPPETTASTSRRQPSSRSSRSPK; this comes from the coding sequence ATGACGCGGTCTGCGCCCGGCGCCCGCACGGCCTACCCTCTCTCCGGACTCCTCATCTGCGCAGCGTGCCACTCGCCGATGGTCATCTCCGGCGGCTCCCGAGCGGAGGTCGACGGCAAGGCGGTCGGACCGCGAACTTCGTACTATCGCTGCGGGGACTCGAAGAAGCGGGGCGTCTGCAAGAACGCCCTGTCGGTACGAGAGGACCTCGTCCGCGCCCGCATCTATGGCGCGCTTCGTGAAGCCGTCTTCACACCGGCTGCGGTGGCCCACCTTCGCAAGCGCATTGCAGAGCACCTCGGTGAGGCCGCGCGGCTCGCACAGCACGAGATGAAGGAGAGGCTCGACCGCCTCGCCCGGACGGAGCAACGCATACGCGGGCTCGTCACCTTCATCGCCGACGGCGACCATTCCAGTTCGGTCCGCGACGCCCTTCGGGACCTTGAGGCACAAGCTCTCACGGAACGCACGGCGATTCAGAACATCAAGGACCGGATGAACGCTCCCGTGGACCTCCCGACCCCGACCGCGTCCTCGAACGCGCGAAGGACCTCGACGCCGTGCTCGCCGCGGACCCCCTCCGCGCCCGCGAGGCTCTACGCCGGATGTTCGAAGGCGGACGAATCCTGCTCACCCCCGGAGACGACGGCGTCTACGTCGCGGAGGCAACCTTCCTCCCGCTCGTCGCGCTCGCCGAAATGA
- the aceK gene encoding bifunctional isocitrate dehydrogenase kinase/phosphatase — MPDAVSIARTILDGFDRHYRLFRATSARAKERWERQDWAEVREASRTRIDMYDQRVREGVDAIHVALEGAVIEEALWPAIKRAYIGLLHDHYQPECAETFFNSVARRILDRRYYRNDYIFSRPATSTEHLEGTEPTYRCYYPHDTDLKETLKQALLDFQLTTPFADLDRDLAYVQRAVADHFPKGFERRPNFQIQMLRSLFFRNKAAFAIGRVVNGGVITPFIIPIRHDDDGKAELDAFLLDEKNIGRIFSLGRSYFFVDMEVPSAYVEFLQTVAPAKSKAELFTMVGLGKQGKTLFFRDLQHHLRHSTDTFVLAEGTKGMVMVVFTLPSYPYVFKIIRDWFVPPKDTDRKSVEERYKFVKLADRVGRMSDTLEYTHVAFPFDRMDPSLVAELEELAPSLLERDGDKLVIRHLYVERRLVPLDVYLKDPKNQDPRKQRAAIDEYGRALKELAAADIFPGDLLLKNFGLTRFGRIVFYDYDELVTMSECRFRTLPKARDHDDEMSSEPWFNVEKGDVFPEQFPTFLFPPGPQRDTFTELHPDLARADFWREQQERLRAGIQEDLFAYSEAMRFTNRYG, encoded by the coding sequence ATGCCCGACGCGGTCTCGATTGCTCGCACGATCCTGGATGGGTTCGACCGCCACTACCGGCTCTTCCGCGCCACGAGCGCGCGCGCGAAGGAGCGCTGGGAGCGGCAGGACTGGGCCGAGGTCCGCGAGGCGTCACGGACGCGCATCGACATGTACGATCAGCGCGTCCGCGAGGGCGTGGACGCGATCCACGTCGCGCTCGAGGGCGCCGTGATCGAAGAGGCGCTGTGGCCCGCGATCAAGCGCGCGTACATCGGACTGCTCCACGACCACTACCAGCCCGAGTGCGCCGAGACGTTCTTCAACTCCGTCGCGCGGCGCATCCTCGACCGGCGGTACTACCGGAACGACTACATCTTCTCGCGGCCCGCGACGTCGACCGAGCACCTCGAGGGGACCGAGCCGACCTACCGCTGCTACTACCCGCACGACACGGACCTGAAGGAGACGCTGAAGCAGGCGCTCCTCGATTTCCAGCTCACGACGCCCTTCGCCGACCTCGACCGGGACCTCGCCTACGTCCAGCGCGCGGTCGCGGACCACTTCCCGAAGGGGTTCGAGCGGCGGCCGAACTTCCAGATCCAGATGTTGCGGTCGCTGTTCTTCCGCAACAAAGCCGCGTTCGCGATCGGGCGGGTGGTGAACGGGGGCGTGATTACCCCTTTCATCATTCCCATTCGGCACGACGACGACGGAAAAGCCGAGCTCGACGCCTTCTTGCTCGACGAGAAGAACATCGGGCGGATATTCAGCTTGGGCAGATCGTATTTCTTCGTCGATATGGAAGTACCGTCGGCCTACGTGGAGTTCCTCCAGACCGTCGCGCCGGCGAAGTCGAAGGCGGAGCTCTTCACGATGGTGGGGCTCGGCAAGCAGGGCAAGACGCTCTTCTTCCGTGACCTCCAGCACCACCTCCGCCACTCGACCGACACGTTCGTGCTCGCCGAGGGGACGAAGGGCATGGTCATGGTCGTCTTCACGCTGCCGTCGTACCCGTACGTCTTCAAGATCATCCGCGACTGGTTCGTGCCGCCGAAGGACACCGACCGGAAGAGCGTCGAGGAGCGGTACAAGTTCGTGAAGCTCGCCGACCGCGTCGGCCGCATGAGCGACACGCTCGAGTACACCCACGTCGCCTTCCCGTTCGACCGGATGGATCCGAGCCTCGTCGCCGAGCTCGAGGAGCTCGCGCCGTCGCTCCTCGAGCGCGACGGCGACAAGCTCGTCATCCGCCACCTCTACGTCGAGCGACGGCTCGTGCCGCTCGACGTGTACCTGAAGGACCCGAAGAACCAGGACCCCAGAAAGCAGCGCGCGGCGATCGACGAGTACGGGCGCGCGCTGAAGGAGCTCGCGGCGGCGGACATCTTCCCCGGCGACCTCCTCCTCAAGAACTTCGGGCTGACGCGGTTCGGCCGGATCGTGTTCTACGATTATGACGAGCTCGTGACGATGAGCGAGTGTCGGTTCCGCACCCTCCCGAAGGCGCGCGACCACGACGACGAGATGAGCAGCGAGCCGTGGTTCAACGTCGAGAAGGGGGACGTGTTTCCCGAGCAGTTCCCGACGTTCCTGTTCCCGCCGGGGCCGCAGCGCGACACGTTCACCGAGCTCCACCCCGACCTCGCGCGGGCCGACTTCTGGCGCGAGCAGCAGGAGCGCCTCCGCGCCGGGATCCAGGAGGACCTCTTCGCCTACTCCGAGGCGATGCGCTTCACGAACCGCTACGGCTAA